A genomic segment from Amygdalobacter nucleatus encodes:
- a CDS encoding HAD family hydrolase — MNRYGIKAILLDFDGTLLQNDQVFISLKNIEAIKRCVDSGIIIIPSTGRNADMFPPQIDEIKDIRYWVTSNGARVIDRLNDEIIYQFTFTPDESSTIMKLFEGEGIYCEIAAEGKIFLEADVASHVYDFKVPPHHVWYVGAKRPIAQANLAEYFSKNGYGIEKLNFYDIKPDRFMSLKKQIEGLGFARIFGSKAPDIQCFPSRLDRAQALEVLFERLGISFADVMSIGDSELDSDLLRKSKLGVAVGNASDEVKKISDYVTASNQDNGVALAIEKFILD, encoded by the coding sequence ATGAATCGTTACGGGATTAAAGCTATTTTACTTGATTTTGATGGAACTTTACTTCAAAACGATCAGGTTTTTATTTCACTTAAAAATATCGAAGCAATAAAACGTTGCGTAGATAGTGGGATTATTATTATTCCATCTACAGGAAGAAATGCTGACATGTTTCCTCCGCAAATTGATGAAATAAAGGATATTAGGTATTGGGTAACATCTAATGGTGCGCGCGTAATTGACCGACTTAATGATGAAATTATTTATCAGTTTACTTTTACACCAGATGAGTCTTCAACAATTATGAAACTATTTGAAGGTGAAGGCATTTATTGCGAAATTGCGGCCGAAGGGAAAATATTTTTAGAGGCAGATGTTGCAAGTCATGTTTATGATTTTAAGGTACCTCCGCATCATGTATGGTACGTCGGCGCTAAACGTCCAATTGCACAAGCTAATTTAGCAGAATATTTTTCTAAAAATGGTTATGGAATCGAGAAACTGAATTTTTACGATATTAAACCAGATAGATTTATGTCATTGAAAAAACAAATAGAAGGTTTAGGGTTTGCAAGAATTTTTGGCAGTAAAGCACCAGATATTCAATGCTTTCCATCAAGATTGGACAGAGCGCAGGCCCTTGAAGTCCTATTCGAGAGATTGGGAATCAGTTTTGCAGATGTTATGAGCATTGGCGATAGTGAGTTAGATAGTGATTTACTCAGAAAATCTAAACTAGGTGTAGCTGTTGGAAATGCAAGTGATGAGGTTAAGAAAATATCTGATTATGTTACAGCAAGTAATCAAGATAATGGAGTAGCTTTGGCTATTGAAAAGTTTATTTTAGATTGA
- a CDS encoding IclR family transcriptional regulator — MSNVQSLDRALSILETIAVHEKGIGISEIGKITNLHKSTVYRLTSSLVENNYVEQLEDGRYHLGVKLYALGAKYFANTRLEDVAHPFLAQLAEKIGEVVHLVIRNGNEIVYVDKKNSDSNTALMGSKIGSTAPLYCTAVGKAILFNTSDKEIKALWSTMNIVARTKNTILTLDDFLTEIDLSRKRGYAFDIEENEAGITCIGVPIYDAKRHICAAISISSLSSRLPEQAYHRYALSLLRTSNEISRGLGLI, encoded by the coding sequence ATGAGTAACGTGCAGTCCCTTGATCGTGCATTATCTATTTTAGAGACTATAGCAGTGCATGAGAAGGGCATTGGAATTTCTGAAATTGGTAAAATTACTAATTTGCATAAAAGCACAGTATATCGTCTTACGAGTTCTTTAGTTGAGAATAATTATGTAGAGCAGTTAGAAGATGGAAGATATCATCTTGGAGTTAAGCTTTACGCGTTAGGAGCGAAGTATTTTGCGAATACAAGATTAGAAGATGTTGCACATCCTTTTTTAGCACAACTAGCCGAAAAGATAGGTGAAGTTGTACATTTAGTAATTAGGAATGGCAATGAGATAGTATATGTTGATAAGAAAAATTCTGACTCAAATACGGCTTTAATGGGCTCTAAAATCGGTAGTACAGCACCTCTTTATTGTACTGCCGTTGGCAAGGCGATATTGTTTAATACCAGCGATAAGGAGATTAAAGCGTTGTGGAGCACAATGAATATTGTTGCGAGGACAAAGAATACAATTTTAACACTTGATGATTTTTTAACTGAAATAGATCTTAGCCGTAAAAGAGGATATGCTTTTGATATAGAAGAAAATGAAGCGGGAATAACTTGTATCGGGGTACCAATATACGATGCCAAACGACATATTTGCGCGGCTATAAGCATTTCCTCTCTGTCTAGTCGTTTGCCAGAGCAAGCGTATCATCGTTATGCGTTGTCACTTTTACGAACGTCCAATGAAATATCGCGAGGGCTTGGCTTAATTTAG
- the uxaC gene encoding glucuronate isomerase — MSYISDDFLIPNKFGQKLYESYAKNMPIFDFHCHLDPKEIYENHKYANLTEIWLGGDHYKWRAMRINGVEERYITGDASDYEKFLAFVDTLQYAVANPLYQWAHLELKRYFNIDCLLTSETAPMVWEVANKALENFGSRDFIRKANVTHIGTTDDPTSDLRYHNLLKDDKSFGVKVFPCFRADLSFKPEAKNYLNWLSKLEGVTGLKIDNINTYMSALEQRIIYFSKHGSNLADHGFEEFTYSPCDSEKAQNIFAKCIRGEQLSREELICFKSFINCELAKLYTKYNWTMQMHVGALRNNNSVMYKRLGPDSGFDSMGDFACAVNLNRFMDELNSQDCLPKTIVYNLNSNNNDVMASLMGNFPKEGVPVRVITGAAWWFYDQKDGIVQQIKSMANLGLLGRFVGMVTDSRSFMSYTRHEYFRRVLCNWLGILVETKEIPNDEQLLAKMIKNVCYNNAKAYFCGEENECN, encoded by the coding sequence ATGAGTTATATATCAGATGATTTTTTAATACCTAACAAGTTTGGTCAGAAACTTTATGAGAGTTATGCAAAGAATATGCCAATATTTGATTTCCATTGCCATTTGGATCCGAAAGAGATATATGAAAATCATAAGTACGCTAATCTAACTGAAATTTGGCTTGGAGGCGACCATTATAAATGGCGTGCTATGAGGATAAATGGAGTAGAGGAACGCTATATTACAGGAGATGCTTCTGATTACGAAAAATTTTTAGCCTTTGTAGATACGTTGCAATATGCGGTTGCCAATCCACTTTATCAATGGGCTCATTTGGAACTAAAAAGATATTTTAACATAGACTGCCTTCTAACATCTGAAACAGCTCCAATGGTATGGGAAGTAGCTAATAAAGCACTAGAAAATTTTGGCTCACGAGATTTTATAAGAAAAGCTAATGTTACACATATTGGCACAACAGATGATCCTACTTCTGATTTGAGATATCACAATCTTTTGAAAGATGATAAAAGCTTTGGGGTAAAGGTTTTTCCTTGCTTTCGTGCGGACCTGTCTTTTAAGCCTGAAGCAAAAAATTATTTGAATTGGCTTTCTAAGCTTGAAGGAGTTACAGGTTTAAAGATAGATAATATTAACACTTATATGAGTGCGCTTGAACAGAGGATTATTTATTTTTCAAAACATGGATCAAATTTAGCAGATCACGGATTTGAGGAGTTTACTTATTCGCCATGTGATAGTGAAAAAGCGCAGAATATTTTTGCTAAGTGTATACGCGGTGAGCAGCTTAGCAGGGAGGAATTAATCTGTTTTAAGAGCTTTATAAATTGTGAATTAGCTAAGTTATATACAAAATATAATTGGACAATGCAAATGCATGTCGGTGCCTTGCGAAATAATAATAGTGTTATGTATAAACGACTTGGACCAGACAGTGGCTTTGATTCAATGGGGGATTTTGCCTGTGCTGTTAACTTGAATAGGTTTATGGATGAGCTAAATAGTCAAGATTGTTTGCCTAAAACTATTGTGTATAATCTTAATTCTAACAATAATGACGTGATGGCAAGCCTTATGGGTAATTTCCCTAAAGAGGGTGTTCCAGTTCGTGTTATAACAGGGGCAGCATGGTGGTTCTATGACCAAAAAGATGGCATTGTACAGCAGATTAAATCAATGGCGAACTTAGGCTTATTAGGACGTTTCGTAGGAATGGTAACAGATTCTAGGAGCTTTATGTCATATACTCGTCATGAGTACTTCAGGCGAGTTTTATGTAATTGGCTAGGCATTTTGGTAGAAACTAAGGAAATACCTAATGATGAGCAATTACTAGCTAAAATGATAAAAAATGTCTGTTATAACAATGCAAAAGCTTATTTTTGCGGGGAGGAAAATGAATGCAACTAA
- a CDS encoding mannonate dehydratase, whose protein sequence is MKFTIRWYGNNDPITLPFIKQIPGCSGIMGMHDEFAAGEVWDKDFFKKMVDKVHNVGLEYEVIESINVHEDIKLGLPTRDKYIENFKQSIRNVAECGVKVVIYNFMPVFDWVKTDLAYELPDGSNTLSYDEKDLIGVSPSDFAQKILSGAGDLTLPGWEPDRLSKLNDVIEQYRNVTEEQLFANYKYFLEAVIPTCEEVGIRLAVHPDDPAWPIFGIPRITHNFEQLSRIVNMVDSPSNTLCLCTGSIGSDPKNNVPEIVEYFVKRNRISALHVRNIKFEGEHKFYESAHSTDAGSLDIYSIMKVLVDNNFDGYIRPDHGRMIWGEKGRAGYGLYDRALGLVYLDGLREALYKTKDERLKVN, encoded by the coding sequence ATGAAATTTACAATAAGATGGTATGGAAATAATGATCCAATTACTTTGCCATTTATAAAACAGATACCTGGGTGCTCAGGTATAATGGGAATGCATGATGAATTTGCCGCTGGTGAGGTGTGGGATAAAGACTTTTTTAAGAAAATGGTTGATAAAGTTCATAACGTTGGACTTGAATATGAGGTTATTGAGTCAATTAATGTTCATGAAGACATTAAATTAGGTCTTCCGACAAGAGATAAATATATAGAAAATTTCAAACAATCTATACGTAATGTTGCAGAATGCGGGGTTAAAGTTGTTATTTACAATTTTATGCCTGTGTTTGATTGGGTTAAAACTGATTTAGCTTATGAATTACCGGATGGTTCAAATACATTATCTTATGACGAGAAGGATTTGATAGGTGTGAGCCCAAGTGACTTTGCTCAGAAAATTTTATCAGGGGCTGGTGACTTGACTTTGCCTGGGTGGGAGCCAGATAGACTTTCTAAACTTAACGATGTTATTGAGCAATATCGCAATGTAACAGAAGAACAACTGTTTGCTAATTACAAATATTTTCTTGAGGCAGTTATTCCAACATGTGAAGAAGTTGGAATTCGTCTAGCAGTCCATCCGGATGATCCAGCTTGGCCTATTTTTGGAATACCTCGTATAACTCATAATTTTGAGCAATTATCAAGAATAGTAAATATGGTAGATTCGCCAAGTAATACTTTATGCTTATGTACGGGATCCATTGGATCAGATCCTAAAAATAATGTGCCTGAAATAGTGGAATATTTTGTTAAGAGAAACAGAATAAGTGCACTTCATGTTAGAAACATAAAATTTGAGGGTGAGCATAAATTTTACGAATCTGCACATAGTACAGATGCTGGTTCGTTAGATATATATTCTATTATGAAGGTGTTGGTGGATAATAATTTTGACGGATATATTAGACCAGATCATGGCAGGATGATTTGGGGAGAAAAGGGTCGTGCAGGGTATGGCTTGTATGACAGAGCTTTGGGGCTTGTATATTTGGATGGATTACGCGAAGCTCTATATAAGACTAAAGACGAAAGATTAAAAGTTAATTAG
- a CDS encoding mannitol dehydrogenase family protein yields the protein MQLKLDLLEQILNIVDRSPKFDVRKLRAETIKDPKWVAFGAGNIFRGYIARIAQDLVNCSAFDRGVNVIQGRDYEMLDTVYEPNDNLAVSVTLANDGNFSSEIIANIAEVVKMTLRPERVKEIFRKPSLQIISYTITEKGYDIYNSKGELSDVVKSALDNDPCISSHVMVASVGFLYERYLAKLPVTLLSLDNLSKNGSILKKAILRIAEEYVARGKLEREFLDYLNDDKWVTYPWTMIDKITPGPDPNVANYLQTIGFEDVGPFKLCNGAICSKFVNSEEAEYLAIEDKFANGRPDFSKAGVFLVDRATVEKIETMKVTACLNPLHTTLAVYGSLLGYDKIWQEMNDPVLVKLIKRLAYDEALPVVEDPIVIDPVKFVDEVINKRFANPYLPDSPQRIATDTSMKISIRFGKTINTYIALGKDVTKLRYIPIVLAGWLRYLLAVDDNGCEFTPSPDPCIEELQESLSEQSYERAIVDDKIIDLLSNEKYFGVNLNSIGLAENVLRYFSEMCQGKGSVRRTLEKYTK from the coding sequence ATGCAACTAAAGTTAGATCTTTTAGAACAAATTTTGAATATTGTTGATCGTTCTCCAAAGTTTGATGTTAGAAAATTACGTGCTGAGACAATAAAAGATCCTAAATGGGTAGCGTTTGGTGCTGGTAATATATTTCGAGGATATATTGCACGTATTGCGCAGGATTTGGTGAATTGTTCAGCTTTTGATCGTGGCGTTAATGTCATACAGGGCCGTGATTATGAGATGTTAGATACAGTATATGAACCTAATGACAATTTAGCTGTGTCAGTTACATTAGCAAACGATGGTAATTTCAGTAGTGAGATTATAGCGAATATTGCTGAAGTAGTTAAAATGACTTTGCGCCCAGAACGAGTAAAGGAAATTTTCAGGAAGCCTAGTTTGCAAATAATAAGCTATACAATTACTGAAAAGGGGTATGACATTTACAATTCAAAGGGAGAATTATCGGATGTTGTAAAATCTGCGCTCGATAATGATCCTTGTATCTCTAGTCATGTTATGGTTGCAAGTGTGGGATTTTTATACGAACGCTATTTGGCTAAGTTACCTGTTACTTTGCTTAGCTTAGATAATCTTTCAAAAAATGGATCAATTCTAAAAAAAGCTATTTTGCGTATCGCCGAAGAGTACGTAGCTAGAGGAAAATTAGAAAGAGAATTCTTAGATTATCTTAATGATGATAAATGGGTTACGTATCCATGGACAATGATTGATAAAATTACGCCAGGGCCAGATCCTAATGTTGCTAATTATTTACAAACGATTGGTTTTGAAGATGTTGGACCTTTTAAATTATGTAATGGAGCTATTTGCTCAAAATTCGTAAATTCTGAAGAGGCTGAATATTTAGCAATAGAAGATAAGTTTGCAAACGGACGACCAGATTTCAGCAAGGCAGGAGTGTTTTTAGTTGATAGGGCAACCGTAGAGAAGATTGAAACTATGAAAGTTACAGCTTGCCTAAATCCGTTACACACTACATTAGCTGTCTATGGCTCTTTATTGGGCTATGATAAAATATGGCAGGAAATGAACGATCCTGTGTTGGTAAAGCTAATAAAAAGGCTTGCATATGATGAAGCGTTACCGGTAGTAGAAGATCCTATTGTAATTGATCCTGTAAAATTTGTTGATGAAGTAATTAATAAGCGATTTGCTAATCCTTATTTACCAGATAGTCCGCAACGTATAGCGACAGATACCTCTATGAAGATAAGTATTAGATTCGGGAAAACTATCAATACTTATATCGCGCTGGGAAAAGACGTGACTAAATTACGATATATACCTATTGTATTAGCTGGTTGGTTAAGGTATCTTTTAGCTGTCGATGATAATGGATGTGAATTTACGCCAAGTCCTGATCCTTGCATTGAAGAATTGCAAGAAAGTCTATCGGAGCAAAGTTATGAACGAGCCATTGTTGATGATAAAATAATCGATTTACTTTCAAATGAGAAATATTTTGGTGTGAATCTTAATTCAATAGGTTTAGCTGAAAATGTTTTGCGCTATTTTAGTGAGATGTGTCAGGGAAAAGGTTCTGTACGTCGCACATTGGAAAAGTATACAAAATAG